Below is a genomic region from Granulicella sp. L56.
TACGCGAGGATCATAAGCAGAGGTGATCTGTCCGAAGTTCGAATCCGTCGATCCAGAGTCGATTCCATTAAATTGCGTGTGATTGAAAGCGTTGAAGGTTTCGATTCGTAGTTGAAGACTCGGCCCTTCGCCAGATGATGTAAATGCAATGGACTTGAACAGAGACAGATTGAAGTTAAATCGGCCAGGCAGGACAACCGCATCCTTCCCAGCATTGCCGAACCCTTGGTTTGCACCTCCATTCCACGGGGCAACCGGACTCGCAAAAGCGCTAGTGTTGAACCAAGCTGACCGCTTTTTCGGATAGGAGACCTTACCGAGCAGATCAGGGCGATTACTAGTGTTGCCACCCAGACCAATAGTGTCGGCACCGTTATAGGAAATAGACTGCGGGGTCCCTGATTGCGCGATCGTGATGCCAGAGAATTCCCAACCTCCAAGGAACGAGCGTTCTACGATGTTGGAACTATGCGTGAAGAATGGAATGCTATAGATATAACTCGCGTTAAAGATGTGGCGTCGGTCTAATCCTCCTGAGCCACGGTCGTAGCCGGCATTGAAGGGATTAGAGAGTGAGTTCAAATCTCCGCTACCGTCATCGATTTCATGAGACCAGGTATAGGCCAGTTGTAAAGTAAGTCCATGCCGATTTTCCATGCGTAGACCAGCTTGGAGTGAGTGATAGTTGAAATTAGCTTCGTTCTCCTCTTGCACAATTGAGCTATAGCCAGGGTAAATCCGATAGAGGTTCGCGTTCACTGAGCCGTCAGCAACACTCTGTCGAAGGCCATACGGATTGCCTGGATTATTTGGATCGGTCAAGGGGAGGGTATTTATTCCACGGTCATCGTTCTGATCCCAGCCTGTAGAGCCTCCATACTGTAGAACCGCAATAACAGATTGTGCAAGCTGTCGTTGGAAGCCCAGGCTGAACGTAGTGGTTCCGGGCGGAGGATAGTTGTACTTCAAATTGGTAAGGGTAGAAGGAAAGGCCTGAGTCGTTGTTACTCCATTCAAAGCACTGGTATTCGGATTTGAGAAATAAACGTTGGTGGCGGAGGGTTGGTATGCGAACGGAGGATTCTGAGCCGCGTTATATACATCGTTGCCTTGTACGCGCTCATAAAAAACTCCAATACCACCGCGAAACACTGTCTTTCCATCGCCGGAGAGATCGTAGGCGAAGCCTATCCGAGGCTGCCAGGTATTGTATTTATTCTGAACCGCTCCACGGGGGAACCCATCGACACCCGCTTCCCTGATGCCGTTGAGATAGAACGCCTGACCGCCATAGGATGTCAGTGAGCTAGGATTGAGGGTTCCATCTGGATTGAGGGGATAACCTTGTGCGGCGCTATAGTCTGTCGGAACGAAATTCGCGAACTGGTTGAATCGCTCAAACGCGTGCGGCAACCCGTCGAACCGAAGCCCGAAATTGAGGGTTAGACGGGGCGTAACGTGCCAGTTGTCGTTGCCATAGAAGCCATAGTTGTTATTGACCCAATGCTTGTTTGCCAGATATTGAAGTTGTGTAAAGCTGGCAGCATCTCCGAGCAGGAAGTTTACATACGAGTCTTTGGAATATGCGCTTGAGTCGAAGTGGGCAGTCCCTTGAGTGTTTGCCTGAAGTTGCTGGTTTTTAACAACTCGCAAATAGCTGAAACCGAATTTGAATTGGTGCTTGCCTTTTGTCCACGATAGATCGTCACGAATCTGATAGCTTGCGTAAAAATTCTTCCATGGAAAGTAGTTTGAACTCCAGTTGGTGTTGTATGGAGCGCCCAGATCGATCTCAGGCATGCGGCTGCCTATGTTATTGGCAAGCGGAAAGAAGGTTGTGCCTGTCCATCCGGATGGCTGAGCCGATACACCTTGAGGGTTGATCGTAACCGTATTGTCGCTGTAATTGAATGCGGTTTCGTTGAGCAGCGAAGGAGAATACATTTGAGTTAACTTGAACGCCGCCATCCATGCTGGATTGAGCATGGTCGAGCCAGTCGTTGGGTAACTACTATCGCCCCACTGTGGCGGATACGATGTCTGAGTGACCGCATCATGTACATAGCGACCCATTAGCTGTAACTTGCTGTCAATAGCATGGTCGATGCGAACCACGTCTTCGTGAACATTGGTCGGTTGAGGAATAGACGAAATATATTGCCCAGTTCCAAAATTTGGCTTCGGGAAGGTCCCGGCGTTCATCTCGAGAACCGCATTCGGATCGATCAAATTAGCTGGAATTATATTATGTAGGAAGGGCTGTCCGGGAGTCAGTCCATCAGCTTGATAGAGTGCCAATTTGGCAGGATCGGCAGTGAGTGGAACCTGTGGGACAGTGCCGTTAGATGGAACAGTGTATGTCACTGGTTGTCCAGCCGTAGGAAAATTGCTTGATGCGATGGTATTCACAACCGATGGGGCGCTTCCGACGACAAGCCTCCGCCACTCTTCATTCACGAAGAAGAACGTTCTCTTACGAGAGTTGTTATATACATGCGGGATCCACAGTGGACCTCCGATATTACCTCCGAATTCATTCAACCGAAGCTCGGGCCGTGACTGGCCTGCGAGATTGCTAAAGTAGTTATTTGCGTCGTATGCTTCATTCCGATTGAACTCCCACAGTCCGCCGTGGAAATCTCGGCTTCCGGACTTAACGACCATGAGGATTGTTCCACCCGAGCCAATCCCATAATCGGGGCTGTAGTTGCTGTTGAGAGTCTGGAACTCTGCGAGCGCGTCGAGCGAGGGCAGTATATCGAAGCAACCACCGCATCCGCGATCGTTCATCTCTGCGCCATCCAACAGGTACACATTGTGATTCGCGCGAGTTCCATTGAAGCTGATTCCGTTACCAGATGTATTAGCATTTACCGTGTTGAAATCCGGCAAGTTGTTTGAGACGCCCATGCTAAGGGTCGCAAGTGCTGTCAGATTGCGGCCATTGGTGGCCAACTGTGTAACCTGCTGGCCGCTGATCAAATTGCTGAGTTCACTGGTTTCTGATTGAAGCTGCAACGCGTTCGCTTCAACTACTATCGTCTGACCTTGACTACCGACAATAAGGACGGCGTTCTCTTCCAGCGTTTGAGCGACGTTCACAACAATGTCAGTCTTGGTGTATTTCTGAAATCCTGGCGATGAAATGCTGAGCGTGTGATGGCCAACGCCCACATTAGCAAAACGGTAGTCTCCTGCACTGTTCGACGTGACATGTCTTGCTTGATCGGTGGCTAGATTAGTGAGAGTAATGTCCGCATTTGGAATTACTGCTCCCGTGGAATCTCGTACGGTTCCGTT
It encodes:
- a CDS encoding TonB-dependent receptor is translated as MNYARFRLLSLVMLCLMFLPFAQAQDNATINGTVRDSTGAVIPNADITLTNLATDQARHVTSNSAGDYRFANVGVGHHTLSISSPGFQKYTKTDIVVNVAQTLEENAVLIVGSQGQTIVVEANALQLQSETSELSNLISGQQVTQLATNGRNLTALATLSMGVSNNLPDFNTVNANTSGNGISFNGTRANHNVYLLDGAEMNDRGCGGCFDILPSLDALAEFQTLNSNYSPDYGIGSGGTILMVVKSGSRDFHGGLWEFNRNEAYDANNYFSNLAGQSRPELRLNEFGGNIGGPLWIPHVYNNSRKRTFFFVNEEWRRLVVGSAPSVVNTIASSNFPTAGQPVTYTVPSNGTVPQVPLTADPAKLALYQADGLTPGQPFLHNIIPANLIDPNAVLEMNAGTFPKPNFGTGQYISSIPQPTNVHEDVVRIDHAIDSKLQLMGRYVHDAVTQTSYPPQWGDSSYPTTGSTMLNPAWMAAFKLTQMYSPSLLNETAFNYSDNTVTINPQGVSAQPSGWTGTTFFPLANNIGSRMPEIDLGAPYNTNWSSNYFPWKNFYASYQIRDDLSWTKGKHQFKFGFSYLRVVKNQQLQANTQGTAHFDSSAYSKDSYVNFLLGDAASFTQLQYLANKHWVNNNYGFYGNDNWHVTPRLTLNFGLRFDGLPHAFERFNQFANFVPTDYSAAQGYPLNPDGTLNPSSLTSYGGQAFYLNGIREAGVDGFPRGAVQNKYNTWQPRIGFAYDLSGDGKTVFRGGIGVFYERVQGNDVYNAAQNPPFAYQPSATNVYFSNPNTSALNGVTTTQAFPSTLTNLKYNYPPPGTTTFSLGFQRQLAQSVIAVLQYGGSTGWDQNDDRGINTLPLTDPNNPGNPYGLRQSVADGSVNANLYRIYPGYSSIVQEENEANFNYHSLQAGLRMENRHGLTLQLAYTWSHEIDDGSGDLNSLSNPFNAGYDRGSGGLDRRHIFNASYIYSIPFFTHSSNIVERSFLGGWEFSGITIAQSGTPQSISYNGADTIGLGGNTSNRPDLLGKVSYPKKRSAWFNTSAFASPVAPWNGGANQGFGNAGKDAVVLPGRFNFNLSLFKSIAFTSSGEGPSLQLRIETFNAFNHTQFNGIDSGSTDSNFGQITSAYDPRVLQLGAKLHF